The following are encoded in a window of Capricornis sumatraensis isolate serow.1 chromosome 7, serow.2, whole genome shotgun sequence genomic DNA:
- the ODAPH gene encoding odontogenesis associated phosphoprotein — protein MAHRPCFSYWLLVCWLVVTVAEGQEEVVTPPGDSQNNANPTDCKIFTLTPPPATRNPATRIQPITRTPRYFPRRRLWRGSSSEESREKREAPNVLK, from the exons ATGGCTCACAGACCCTGCTTCTCCTACTGGCTATTGGTCTGCTGGTTGGTGGTAACTGTGGCAGAAG GACAAGAAGAAGTGGTCACTCCTCCTGGAGACTCACAAAATAATGCAAACCCTACAGACTGCAAGATCTTTACActcacccctccccctgccacaAGGAACCCAGCGACAAGGATCCAGCCCATCACCAGGACACCCAGG TATTTCCccaggagaagactctggagaggaAGTTCCTCtgaggaaagcagagaaaagagagaagcccCAAATGTGCTGAAGTAA